A single uncultured Methanolobus sp. DNA region contains:
- a CDS encoding response regulator, whose amino-acid sequence MRAEDEQKECNNDYRSLFENEYIIMLLLDPDTADIVDVNSAACNFYGYSHEEFLGKKIFDISTLPDEELIDGLKNAKQETKNYFFCEHKLANGSLQHVEVHLFPVLIDFKCLLFSVVHNIAQRNNNCDKLLQSQMKYRMLADAAFEAIIIHNNGIILESNKAIMKVLGYNSRDIIGKDILKLIIHPDYVEKVMSNISSGYSKPYDADCIKKDGTVVPVEILAHNTVHNGKNVRVAAMRDISDRKLAEKKLKEYNDKLELKNKELDSALIKAEEATRTKSEFLANMSHEIRTPMNGVIGMTSLLLETKLNEEQQQYVNTIQTSSEVLLDLINDILDISKIEAGKLEFEHLAINLNDIFEELSLLLAVKANDKNIELICSPEPDVPTNIVADPARLKQILINLAGNAIKFTHKGEVVVTASTTSQSDSDVTLRFSVRDTGIGIPEDKINLLFNKFIQVDASTTRNYGGTGLGLAISRELVEQMGGTIGVNSEVSKGSEFWFQITFDKHSEIKSKKKDCSRIEDVRVLVVDDNRSSRKLLARTLRLWGLDVEETEDGPSAVIALSEAYESQKPFTIALIDMDMPKMDGEYLARIIKSDSRNSDISLVVLSSTIPRSESWSVLKSYFETYVTKPVRTSDLCSKLYSVVHDGGQPSELQFENQDSDINKFKNIGAKILLVEDNVVNQQVALGMIKKLGINADVVSNGLEAIEAFRSPEYDLVLMDVQMPKMNGMEATKKIRKIETSISSHIPIVAMTAHAMKDDRKRCLEAGMDDYISKPIKIQSLIHTLDYWLIKKQDMAATDTHSSVKEKETELIFDSKLLMDNTMNDLELSRRVISIFLNNAPRQLSDLKNSILDQPDTIVEKAHTFKGATASVGGMSLSKYVAHIEAEARSGNVADLHETIPELDRRYEVLVEELKKL is encoded by the coding sequence ATGCGCGCTGAAGATGAACAAAAAGAGTGCAACAATGATTACAGGTCATTGTTTGAAAACGAATATATTATCATGCTTTTGCTTGACCCGGATACAGCAGATATTGTTGATGTTAATAGCGCTGCATGCAACTTTTATGGCTACTCACATGAAGAGTTCCTTGGTAAAAAGATATTTGATATCAGCACATTGCCTGATGAAGAATTGATTGACGGATTAAAAAATGCAAAACAAGAGACTAAGAATTATTTCTTCTGTGAACACAAGCTTGCCAACGGTAGTTTACAGCATGTAGAAGTTCACTTGTTTCCAGTTTTGATAGATTTTAAATGCCTGCTTTTTTCTGTAGTTCATAATATCGCTCAGCGCAATAACAATTGTGACAAACTGCTTCAAAGCCAGATGAAATATCGCATGCTTGCAGATGCAGCTTTTGAAGCTATTATTATTCATAATAACGGAATCATACTGGAATCTAATAAAGCAATAATGAAGGTTCTTGGATACAATTCCAGGGATATTATCGGAAAAGACATCTTAAAACTGATAATTCATCCGGATTATGTTGAAAAGGTAATGAGTAACATTTCATCCGGATATTCGAAACCTTATGATGCTGATTGCATTAAAAAGGATGGGACTGTAGTTCCTGTGGAGATTCTGGCTCATAATACGGTACATAATGGAAAAAATGTTCGTGTAGCTGCCATGCGTGATATTAGTGATCGCAAGCTTGCAGAAAAAAAGCTAAAAGAATATAATGATAAGCTGGAACTTAAGAACAAGGAGCTTGATTCGGCTTTGATAAAAGCTGAAGAGGCTACCAGAACAAAGAGTGAGTTTCTGGCAAACATGTCGCATGAGATCCGAACACCGATGAACGGTGTAATTGGAATGACATCCCTGCTTCTTGAAACAAAACTCAATGAAGAGCAACAGCAATATGTGAATACAATTCAGACAAGCAGTGAAGTCCTGCTTGACCTTATAAACGATATACTTGATATTTCAAAGATAGAAGCCGGAAAACTGGAATTTGAGCATCTGGCGATAAACCTGAATGACATTTTTGAGGAACTCTCCCTGCTTCTTGCTGTCAAAGCCAACGATAAAAACATAGAACTGATATGTTCTCCTGAGCCTGATGTGCCAACAAATATCGTTGCAGATCCGGCCAGATTAAAACAGATACTGATAAACCTTGCAGGGAATGCTATAAAATTCACTCACAAAGGTGAGGTTGTAGTAACTGCTTCCACAACTTCGCAATCAGATTCGGATGTAACCCTGCGTTTTTCAGTGAGAGATACCGGCATTGGAATTCCTGAAGACAAAATCAATCTTCTATTCAATAAGTTCATTCAGGTGGATGCTTCAACCACACGTAATTATGGTGGCACAGGTCTTGGACTTGCCATATCCAGAGAACTTGTCGAGCAAATGGGCGGAACGATTGGTGTTAACAGTGAAGTAAGTAAAGGCTCTGAATTCTGGTTCCAGATCACCTTTGATAAGCACTCCGAAATTAAAAGTAAGAAGAAAGACTGTTCAAGAATTGAAGATGTACGTGTGCTTGTGGTCGATGACAATAGATCGAGTCGTAAATTACTCGCAAGAACGCTTAGGTTGTGGGGTCTTGATGTTGAAGAGACTGAAGACGGACCTTCAGCAGTTATTGCTCTTTCAGAGGCATATGAATCTCAGAAACCTTTCACAATTGCGTTAATTGACATGGATATGCCAAAAATGGATGGTGAATACCTCGCACGTATTATCAAATCCGATTCAAGAAACAGCGACATATCGCTTGTTGTTCTAAGTTCGACAATTCCACGCTCAGAATCATGGTCTGTACTCAAATCTTATTTTGAAACATACGTCACAAAACCGGTAAGAACCTCTGATCTTTGCTCTAAGCTGTATTCAGTAGTTCATGATGGTGGCCAGCCATCGGAATTACAGTTTGAGAACCAGGATTCTGATATCAATAAATTCAAAAATATTGGTGCAAAGATCTTGCTAGTAGAAGACAATGTGGTAAATCAGCAGGTTGCACTCGGAATGATCAAAAAACTGGGAATAAATGCCGATGTTGTAAGTAATGGTCTTGAGGCGATAGAAGCTTTCAGATCACCGGAATATGACCTTGTGCTTATGGATGTGCAAATGCCAAAAATGAATGGAATGGAAGCAACAAAGAAAATTCGAAAAATCGAAACTTCCATTTCAAGTCACATCCCAATAGTTGCCATGACTGCTCATGCAATGAAAGATGACCGAAAACGCTGCCTTGAAGCAGGAATGGATGATTACATATCAAAACCGATAAAGATCCAGTCGCTTATCCATACACTTGATTACTGGCTGATAAAAAAGCAGGATATGGCTGCAACAGATACTCATTCATCTGTTAAAGAAAAAGAGACCGAACTTATTTTCGATAGCAAACTGCTCATGGATAATACAATGAATGACCTGGAACTTTCCAGGCGTGTTATCTCTATTTTCTTAAACAATGCTCCACGTCAACTGAGTGACCTGAAGAATTCAATTCTTGATCAACCAGATACTATCGTTGAAAAAGCTCACACTTTCAAAGGAGCTACTGCAAGTGTTGGCGGCATGTCACTGAGCAAATATGTAGCTCACATTGAGGCAGAAGCCCGTTCAGGTAATGTTGCTGATCTTCATGAAACGATTCCCGAACTTGACAGAAGATATGAAGTGCTGGTAGAAGAATTGAAAAAACTGTGA
- a CDS encoding response regulator has protein sequence MNTETKNDMISVSPQEKDNGYRSLFYNNHSAMALFDPESASIIDVNNAACNFYGWTRDEFIAKRIFDIVMLPEQEIISSIEMVKNEEKNRFISRNKLANGEIRDVEIDAIPVKIEGRDLLCVVLNDVTERTIVQEELVKSHIKYRLLADTTFEGIVIHDNGIALEANNAVSRVTGYDLDEVLGNNILQMLVHPDDLKIVFQNMVNDATKPYEVRAIKKDGTVFPIEIEAHSIMHNGKHIRVAAVRDITERKITEAKLEKEDILLKGLLDSIPDMIFFKDLNGKYLGCNPVFSRFVGKDRDKIIGLTSYDVYSKEKADIYTKEDEMTIKERMIIQEKVWDNYPDGSEVLFDIIKAPLIDQSGKVIGLVGVGHNITNIWKAEQTIKEINHLNQSTLDSLDANVCVLDEEGVIIKTNASWKNFAQINEELSNKFGEGKNILHSLRESNKEFYGGTLNFAKGIESVMQGESDYFEVEFLCPFVDYEQWFVTKVRPFADTEIFPRKVVISRIDITSIKIAEKKLQEYNDKLKIKNKELDKALIMAEEATRAKSEFLANMSHEIRTPMNGVIGMTTLLLTTDLDDEQRHYVDTVQKSGESLLELINDILDISKIEAGKLELEVLPIDLNDVLEEVASLLAVKAHDKDLEFICAADPDVPANIIADPSRLKQVLINLGGNAIKFTHEGEVVINVSLVSESDSQTTLLFSVKDTGIGIPADKTDILFSKFSQVDTSITRNYGGTGLGLAISKELVAQMSGTIGVNSEEGKGSEFWFRAPFSKHSKVTKMQKYNNIEHIRALVVDDNDTNREYLVKLLRSWGMNSQEAADGPSALLALLKANNEGDPFQLALLDMQMPEIDGLSLGRIIKSDEKLSDISLVLLSSLGKHADSWAEFKTNFDAYISKPVKASELYDKLCSIYSNDPESQISISKDTAISSGTLGGINASILLVEDNVVNQHVAQSMLQKLGLDVEVADNGMEAIKALKAKKYDLIFMDVQMPEMDGLEATRQIRKMQEFSREHVTIIAMTAHAMQDDRQRCLEAGMDDYISKPIKIQSLIHTLDYWLIKKHPEMQANVAMSAKPAGNELVFDDRLLLENTMDDLQLARKVISIFMNNADRQLEALKNAIINGNGDITNLAHTFKGATASVGGMSLSNFVAEIEAEAKSGNGSGMQEMIPELDRRYEELLSELKQL, from the coding sequence ATGAACACGGAAACCAAAAATGATATGATTTCTGTTTCACCACAGGAAAAAGATAATGGTTACAGGTCATTATTTTACAATAATCATTCAGCTATGGCTTTGTTTGATCCAGAATCCGCGTCTATAATCGATGTAAACAATGCTGCATGTAATTTTTATGGCTGGACTCGTGATGAGTTCATTGCTAAAAGGATATTTGATATAGTCATGTTGCCTGAACAGGAGATCATTTCTTCAATTGAAATGGTAAAGAATGAAGAAAAAAATCGTTTTATCTCCAGGAACAAACTTGCTAATGGCGAAATCCGTGATGTGGAAATCGATGCAATTCCTGTAAAAATAGAAGGCAGAGACCTTTTGTGTGTGGTTCTTAATGATGTCACAGAACGCACTATCGTTCAGGAAGAGCTGGTCAAAAGCCATATCAAATACCGTCTGCTTGCTGACACTACTTTTGAGGGTATTGTAATTCACGATAATGGAATAGCTCTGGAAGCCAATAATGCAGTTTCAAGGGTAACAGGTTATGATCTGGATGAAGTTCTGGGCAACAATATCCTGCAGATGCTTGTTCACCCCGATGACCTGAAAATTGTCTTTCAGAATATGGTCAATGATGCCACGAAACCATACGAAGTCCGTGCCATAAAAAAGGATGGAACTGTTTTTCCTATTGAGATAGAAGCACATAGTATTATGCATAACGGAAAGCACATTCGTGTGGCTGCTGTTCGTGATATTACCGAACGTAAAATTACAGAAGCAAAACTTGAAAAGGAAGACATACTGCTTAAAGGCCTTCTTGATTCAATACCTGATATGATCTTTTTCAAGGATCTTAATGGAAAATACCTGGGGTGCAATCCGGTATTTTCAAGATTTGTCGGTAAAGACAGAGATAAAATAATCGGACTAACTTCGTATGATGTATACAGTAAAGAGAAAGCTGATATTTACACGAAAGAAGATGAAATGACGATCAAGGAAAGAATGATCATACAGGAGAAGGTATGGGATAACTATCCGGATGGCTCAGAGGTTCTATTTGATATAATAAAGGCTCCTCTTATTGATCAGTCTGGAAAGGTCATTGGTCTTGTAGGTGTTGGGCATAATATTACAAATATCTGGAAAGCAGAGCAAACGATCAAAGAGATAAATCATCTTAATCAGTCTACTCTCGATTCGCTTGATGCGAATGTATGTGTCCTTGATGAAGAAGGAGTAATTATCAAAACAAATGCTTCATGGAAGAATTTTGCTCAGATCAATGAAGAGTTGAGTAATAAATTTGGCGAAGGAAAAAATATCCTGCATTCACTAAGAGAATCTAATAAGGAGTTTTATGGCGGAACCCTGAACTTTGCAAAAGGTATAGAAAGTGTGATGCAGGGAGAGTCGGATTATTTTGAAGTTGAGTTTCTCTGTCCTTTTGTAGATTATGAACAGTGGTTTGTAACAAAAGTTCGTCCTTTTGCAGATACTGAGATCTTTCCACGTAAAGTTGTGATTTCCCGTATTGATATTACCTCGATCAAAATCGCTGAGAAGAAATTGCAGGAATACAATGATAAGTTAAAAATCAAGAACAAAGAGCTTGATAAAGCTTTGATTATGGCTGAGGAAGCCACAAGGGCCAAAAGTGAGTTCCTGGCCAATATGTCTCATGAGATCCGTACACCAATGAATGGTGTGATCGGAATGACAACACTTCTTCTAACTACTGATCTGGATGATGAGCAGAGGCATTATGTGGATACGGTTCAGAAAAGTGGTGAATCCCTGCTTGAACTTATCAATGATATTCTTGATATTTCAAAGATAGAAGCCGGTAAGCTGGAACTTGAAGTGCTGCCCATTGACCTAAATGATGTTCTTGAGGAAGTTGCTTCACTTTTAGCAGTTAAGGCCCATGACAAAGATCTTGAATTCATATGCGCGGCTGATCCGGATGTGCCTGCGAATATAATTGCAGATCCTTCCAGGTTAAAACAGGTTCTGATAAACCTTGGCGGGAATGCCATCAAATTCACACATGAAGGTGAAGTTGTTATCAATGTGTCTCTTGTGTCAGAGAGTGATTCGCAAACAACCCTGCTTTTCTCTGTAAAAGATACTGGAATTGGTATTCCTGCCGATAAGACCGATATCCTCTTTTCCAAGTTCAGCCAGGTGGATACTTCCATTACCAGAAATTATGGTGGCACAGGTCTTGGACTTGCCATATCCAAAGAGCTTGTAGCGCAAATGTCTGGAACTATAGGGGTCAACAGTGAAGAGGGTAAAGGCTCAGAATTCTGGTTCAGGGCTCCATTCAGTAAGCATTCAAAAGTAACCAAGATGCAAAAATACAACAACATAGAACACATCCGTGCCCTTGTAGTTGATGATAATGACACGAATCGCGAGTATCTTGTAAAATTGCTGCGTTCATGGGGAATGAATTCGCAGGAGGCAGCAGACGGTCCTTCAGCTCTTCTTGCACTTTTAAAAGCCAATAATGAAGGTGACCCTTTCCAGTTAGCATTACTGGATATGCAGATGCCTGAGATAGATGGTCTGTCTCTTGGAAGGATCATTAAATCTGATGAAAAGCTCAGTGATATATCACTGGTATTACTGAGTTCCCTGGGAAAACATGCAGATTCGTGGGCAGAGTTCAAAACTAATTTTGATGCGTATATCTCAAAGCCTGTAAAGGCTTCTGAACTCTACGATAAGTTGTGCTCGATCTACAGTAACGATCCAGAATCTCAGATATCGATATCCAAAGACACTGCTATTTCTTCAGGGACACTTGGTGGAATTAATGCCAGTATACTGCTTGTAGAGGACAACGTGGTGAACCAGCATGTTGCACAAAGCATGTTACAAAAGCTCGGGCTGGACGTAGAGGTTGCAGATAATGGTATGGAGGCTATAAAAGCCTTAAAAGCAAAGAAATATGACCTGATCTTCATGGATGTCCAGATGCCTGAAATGGATGGTCTGGAAGCAACAAGGCAGATAAGAAAGATGCAGGAGTTCAGCAGGGAGCATGTAACGATCATTGCAATGACCGCCCATGCAATGCAGGATGACCGGCAGCGTTGCCTAGAAGCAGGCATGGATGACTACATCTCAAAACCAATTAAGATCCAGTCACTGATCCATACCCTTGATTACTGGCTGATAAAAAAGCATCCTGAAATGCAGGCAAATGTAGCCATGTCTGCAAAACCAGCAGGGAATGAGCTTGTTTTTGATGACAGATTACTTCTGGAAAACACGATGGATGACCTTCAACTTGCAAGAAAGGTGATCTCCATTTTTATGAATAATGCAGACAGGCAGTTAGAAGCCCTGAAAAATGCAATTATTAATGGAAATGGTGATATCACAAACCTTGCTCATACTTTTAAGGGGGCTACTGCAAGTGTTGGTGGCATGTCCCTCAGTAACTTTGTTGCAGAAATAGAGGCAGAAGCAAAGTCCGGTAATGGTTCAGGCATGCAGGAAATGATCCCTGAACTTGACAGAAGATATGAGGAATTGTTAAGCGAGCTGAAACAGCTGTGA
- a CDS encoding mechanosensitive ion channel domain-containing protein, with protein sequence MAVLQDILDNVDLWVTAGINVLVVLFLLLLINVFFTILRTNLMKKAKTKKQRSNIRIFGQLSRYTLSLLIIILAILSSSGAWSSFGVFLGLLSAAVGFALQQPITGVAAWIMVVTKRPFDIGDRIIIGDVKGDVVDFNLTHVHVMEIGGLISDEENSGRIIMVPNWMLFEKNIINYTSNNDFVLHSVTVNVTYESNLDRAIEIADLSARKFLAGTISTSPGAPKVRVDFQASGIDVQVKYFSPARQLHEYSSKITKEIFDRINDTDDVEIAYPHTEVVFRKKAI encoded by the coding sequence ATGGCAGTGCTACAGGATATTTTAGATAATGTTGATCTCTGGGTAACTGCCGGAATAAATGTTCTTGTAGTTCTTTTCCTTCTTTTGCTCATCAATGTTTTTTTCACCATTCTCAGAACGAATCTGATGAAAAAAGCAAAGACAAAAAAGCAACGCTCTAATATCAGGATATTCGGCCAGCTTTCCAGATACACTTTGTCGTTGCTGATAATTATATTAGCTATTCTTTCATCCTCAGGTGCATGGTCAAGCTTTGGTGTTTTCCTTGGTCTGCTTTCAGCAGCCGTAGGATTTGCTCTCCAGCAGCCGATAACAGGTGTTGCTGCCTGGATTATGGTTGTGACAAAAAGACCTTTTGATATCGGCGACAGGATAATCATCGGTGATGTAAAGGGTGATGTAGTTGATTTTAACCTGACCCACGTGCATGTGATGGAGATCGGCGGTCTGATAAGTGATGAGGAGAATTCAGGCAGGATCATTATGGTTCCTAACTGGATGTTGTTTGAGAAAAACATCATCAACTATACCTCAAATAACGATTTTGTACTTCATAGTGTCACTGTAAATGTAACCTATGAGAGCAACCTTGACCGAGCAATAGAGATAGCAGACCTTTCAGCAAGAAAATTCCTTGCAGGAACTATCAGCACCAGTCCCGGTGCTCCGAAAGTAAGGGTTGATTTCCAGGCAAGCGGTATTGATGTGCAGGTAAAATATTTCTCACCGGCAAGGCAGTTGCATGAGTATTCTTCAAAGATAACAAAGGAGATCTTTGACAGGATAAATGACACTGATGATGTTGAAATTGCCTATCCTCATACTGAAGTGGTCTTCAGGAAAAAGGCAATTTAA